A single genomic interval of Mycolicibacterium sp. MU0053 harbors:
- a CDS encoding cupin domain-containing protein has product MSELPEWARHLDLAPHPEGGFYKETWRSELSIGPAALPPAYTGARNAGTAILFLLLPGQQSAWHTVRSTELWLYHRGGPLLLEFGPEMDSATTYLLGSDISSGQLPQLVVPPGHWQRARPRADQACLVSCVVVPGFDFADFTMHS; this is encoded by the coding sequence ATGAGCGAGCTTCCGGAGTGGGCGCGACACCTGGACCTGGCGCCGCACCCCGAAGGCGGCTTCTACAAGGAGACCTGGCGCAGCGAGCTCAGCATCGGGCCCGCGGCGCTGCCCCCGGCGTACACCGGGGCGCGCAACGCCGGGACCGCGATCCTGTTCCTGCTGCTTCCCGGGCAACAGTCGGCCTGGCACACCGTGCGCAGCACCGAACTGTGGCTCTACCACCGCGGCGGCCCGCTGCTGCTGGAGTTTGGTCCCGAAATGGACAGTGCGACAACCTATTTGTTGGGCAGTGACATTTCCTCGGGACAGCTCCCACAGCTTGTGGTGCCGCCCGGACACTGGCAGCGCGCGCGGCCCCGTGCCGATCAGGCCTGCCTGGTGAGTTGCGTGGTGGTGCCCGGATTCGATTTCGCCGATTTCACGATGCACTCGTGA